The nucleotide window ATGCTCATAATATGAAACTGAAAATTATTATGCTGGTGGCACTTTTGGAAGTAGAAATGCGTACAGTTCTTACCTGTGTGAAAATCGGAACGTTGACGTTACATTCATGCATGAAAGGGGAATTGATGTTACATTCATTCATGGAAGTGGAAATGATGACATTACAGTTATGCACGGAAGTGGAGACGCTGACATCACATTCATGAATGAAAGTGAAAATAATGACTTTCCATTCTTGCATGCAAGTGGAAACGCTGACATTACATTCATGGATGAAAGTGACAACAGACATTACATTCATGCATGTAAGTTTAAAGGCTTGCGTTACATTCAAGCAAGGAAGTGGAAACACTGGCGTTACATTCATGCATGGAAGGGGAAACGCTGACGTAACATTCATGCATGGAAGTGGAAACGATGAAGTTACATTCTTGCATGGAATTGGTAACGTTGCCGTTACATTCTTGCATGGAAGGGGAAACACAGGCGTTACATTCATGCATGGAAGTGAAAACACTGTCGTTACATTCATGCATGGAAGTGGAATCGTTGACGTTACATTCATGTATGGAAGTGGAAACGGTGAAGTTACATTCATGCATGGAAGGGGAAACACTGGCGTTGCATTCATGCATGGAATTGAAAACGCTGGCGTTACATTCATGCATGGAAGTGGAAACGTTGACATTACGTTCATGCATAGCAGTGGAAACACTGACTTTACATTCATGCATGGAAGTGGAAATGCTGGTATTACATTCATGCATGGCAGTGGAAACACTGACTTTACATTTATGCATGGAAGTGGAAATGCTGGCGTTACATTCATCCAGGGAAGTGGAAATGCTGGCATTACTTTCAATCAAGGAAGTGGAAACATTGACGTTATGTTCATGCATGGCAATGGAAATACTGACTTTACATTCATGCATGGAAGTGGAAATGCTGGCACTACATTCATGCATGGCAGTGGAAACACTGACCTTACATTCATGCATGAATGTGGAAATGCTGGCCTTACATTTATCCAGGGAAGTGGAAACGCTGGGGTTACATTCATGCATGGTAGTGGAAACGTTGACGTTACGTTCATGCATGGCAGTGGAAACACTGATTTTACATTCATGCATGGAAGTGGAAATGCTGGTTTTACATTCATGCATGGCAGTGGAAACACTGACTTTACATTCATGCTTGGAAGGGGAAATGCTGGCTTTACATTCATTCAGGGAAGTGGAAACGCTGGCGTTACATTCATGCAAGGAAGTGGAAACGTTGACGTTATGTTCATGCATGGCAGTGGAAACACTGACTTTACATTCATGCATAGAAGTGGAAATGCTGGTATTACATTCATGCATGGCAGTGGAAACACTGATTTTACATTCATGCATGGAAGTGGAAATGCTGGCGTTACATTCATCCAGGGAAGTGCAAATGCTGGCGTTACATTCATGCAAGGAAGTGGAAACGCTGACGTTATGTTCATGCATGGCAATGGAAACACTGACTTTACATTCATGCATGGAAGTGGAAATGCTGGTATTACATTCATCCTGGGAAGTGGAAACTGGTGTTACATTCAAGCATGGAAGAGGAAACGTTGACGTTACGTTCATGCATGGCAGTGGAAACACTAACGCATATTCATGCATGGAAGTGAAAACGCTGGTATTACATTCATGCATGGCAGTGGAAACACTGACTTTACATTTATGCATGGAAGTGGAAATACTAGCGTTACATTCATCCAGGGAAGTGGAATTGCTGGCGTTACATTCTTGCAAGGAAGTGGAAATGTTGACGTTATGTTCATGCATGGCAGTGGAAACACTGACTTTACATTCATGCATGGAAGTGGAAATACTGGCATTACATTCATGCATGGCAGTGGAAACACTGACTTTACACTCATGCATGGAAATGGAAATGCTGGCATTACATTCATCCAGGGAAGTGGAAACTCTGGCGTTACATTCATGCAAGGAAGTGGAAACGTTGACGTTATGTTCATGCATGGCAGTGGAATCGCTGACTTTACATTCATGCATGGAATTGGAAATGCTGGCATTACGTTCATGCATGGCAGTGGAAACACTGATTTTACAATTATGCTTGGAAGTGAAATGCTGGCGTTACATTTATCCAGGGAAGTGGAAACGCTGGCGTTGCATTCATGCAAGGAAGTGGAAACGCTGACGTTATGTCCATGCGCAGTGGAAACATTGACTTTACATTCATGCATGGAAGTGGAAATGCTGGCATGACATCCATGCATGGCAGTGGAAACACTGACTTTACATTCATGCTTGGAAGTGGAAATACTGGCATTACATTCATCCAGGGAAGTGGAAACGCTGGCGTTACATTCATGTATGGAAGTGGAAACGTTGACTTTACGTTCATGGATGGCAGTGGAAACACTGACTTTACATTCATGCATGGAAGTGGAAATGCTGGTATTTCATTCATGTATGGCAGTGGAAACAATGACTTTGCATTCGTGCATGGAAGTGGAAATGCTGGCGTTACATTCATCCAGGGAAGTGGAAACGCTGGCGTTATATTCATGCAAGGAAGTGGAAATGTTGACGTTATGTTCATGCATGGCAGTGGAAACACTGACTTTACATTCATGCATGGAAGTGGAAATGCTGGCATTAAATTCATCCAGGAAACACTGGCGTTATATTCATGCAAGGAAGTGGAAACGTTGACGTTATGTTCATGCATGGCAGTGGAATCACTGACTTTACATTGATGCATGGAAGTGGAAATGCTGGCATTACATTTACGCATGGCAGTGGAAACACTGACTTTACATTCATACATGGAAGTGGAAATGCTGGCGTTACATTCATCTAGGGAAGTGGAAACGCTGGCGTTACATTCATACATAGAAGTGGAAACACTGGCGTACATTCATTCACGGAATTGGAAACACTGGCAATACATTCATGAATGGAAGTGGAAATGCTGGCGCTACATTCATGCATGGAAGTGGAAATGGTGACGTAACATTTATGCATGGAAGTGGAAACGGTGAAGTTACATTTTTGCATGGAAGTGGAAATGCTGAAGCTACATTCTTGCATGGAAATGGAAATGCTGACGTTACATTCCTGCATGGAAGTGGAAACGGTGAAGTTACATTCATGCATGGAAGTGGAAACGCTAACATTACATTCATGgatgaaagagaaaataatgaCATTACATTCGTGCATGGAAGAGGAAACACTTGCGTTACATTCTTGCATGGAAGTGAAAACTTTGACGTTATGTTCATGCTTGGCAGTGGAAATGCTGACGTTACATTCATGCATGGAAGTGGAAACGTTGACGTTACATTCATGCATGGAAGTGGAACCGCTGGTGTTACATTCATGGATGGAAGTGGAAACGCTGGCGTTATATTCAGGCATGGAAGCAGAAACGCTGACATTACATTCATgaatgaaagagaaaatgacattACATTCTTGCATGGAAGAGGAAACAACTTGCGTTACATTCTTCCATGGAAGTGGAAACGACGTTATGTTCATGCAGGGCAGTGGAAACGCTGACATTACATTCATGCATGGAAGTGTAACCGCAGGGGGTACATTCATGCATGGAAGGGGAACCACTGGTGTTACATTGATACGTAGAAGTGGAAAAGGGTGAAGTTACATTCTTGCATGGAAGTGGAAATGTTAACGTTATGTTCATGCAGGGCAGTGGAAACGCTGGCGTTACATTCATATATGGAAGTGGAACCTCTAGCGTTACGTTCATGCATGGAAGTGGAAATGCTGACGTTACATTCATACATGGAAATGGAAGCAGGGAGGTTACATTCTTGCATGGAAGTGGAAACGTTAACATTGCGTTCATGCATGGCAGTGGAAATGCTGACGTTATATTCATGCAAGGAATTGGAAATCCTGGCATTACGTTCTTGCATGGAATGGAAACACTGGCTTTACATTCATGCATGGAAGCGGAAACGCTGGCGTTATTTTGATGCATGGAAGTGGAAACGCTGGCATTACATTCATGCATGAAAGTGGAAATGTTGACGTTACATTCATGCACGAAACTGGAAATGCTGACGTTACATTCATGCTTGAAAGTGGGAATGATGACGTTACATTCATGCATGAAAGTGGAAACACTGACATTACATTCATGCATGAAAGTGGGAATGCTGACGTTACATTCATGCATGAAAGTGGAAACACTGATGTTACATTCATACATGAAAGCAGAAATGCTGACGTTACATTCATGCATTAAAGTGGAAACGCTTATGTTACATTCATACATGAAAGCGGAAACTCTGGCATTATATGTATGAAAGTGGAAATAACATCACATGCATGCATGAAAGTGGAAATCCTGACGTTGTTTGTATGGAAATAGAAACGCTGACATTACATTCATGCATGAAAGTGAAATGCTGAGACTATATACTTGTATGAAAATAGAAACACTAACGTTACATGcaatcatgaataaagaaatgcTGACGTTACCTGCAATCATAAAGTGGAAACTCTGATGGTACATTCATGCCTGAAAGTTCAAACGCTGACAGTACACTCATGAATTATTGGGGAAATGTTGACGACACATTCATGCATGAAAATGGAAACACTGACGGTACTTTCTTGCATGAAAAAGGAAACGCTGATGTTACATCATATATGATAGAGGAAACGCATACGCTACGTACATGTATGAAAATGGAAACGTTTTCGTTACATTCATGCATAAAAGTGGAAAAGCTGACCTTACATTCATGCATGAAAGTGGTAGCACTGGCCATACATTCATGCATGAAAGTGGAAACACTCACGATGCATACAGTCTATGAAAGTGGAAACACTCACGATGCATACAGTCTATGAAAGTGGAGACACGTATGATACTTGCTTAAAGAAACGCTTACCTTACACGCAAACGGAAAAGCGGATACTCTTAAGATACCTACTTATAGTGAACAAGGAAACTTGGATACTTTTATTACACATTCAAGTAGtgaaaatataaaatcatgaaACACATAGTGTCCCTGCcatattggggttcgagtcctggtcaaactcattatttcctcttttggctgcaacctcaccatccttgtgagctaagtatgtggAGTATgagagagcctatagttctacctgctgagtcatcagcagccattgcctggacctccccgGTCCTTGCTTGTATGGAGagaggtttgggtgctgatcatatacagtaggtatatggtcagtctcctagtaattgtcactgtcccttgcctctgccattcatgagcgtcctttaaacgtGTTGAAAAGTGGATACACACTTCAAAAAGGGAATACAGGCAATTCATAAACGAGTGGTGTATGACAAGAAAGTGATACATGGTGACACATTTCTGACGCAGTTTATCATGCAATGGCCTTAAAGTATAACAGAAGGCATTTGCATAATTGGCGGAGTTTCACATTCGCCTAAATTATGTTTCAGATTGATTATGTCGGATTAGAAAATTTAATTGATCTGGGGGTTTTTGTGGCCGTAAATCCCAGAATTGGAGATTGGAAAATGATCCTTTTGGAATCTGGCTTATTTTGCGTCTATTTATAAGGCGTGATTGTTTGTTGTTTCTCTTCTATTAGTTACTActtctgatgatgataataacatcaatgatgatgattataaaagtAGTAACAATAAAGCaaataattttaaagaaatgtttttgaTATATGGGGTTTATTTTTTTATCAGGAGCATCCTAATAGTTTCAATTTATAATCATTCTCATTACACCATTAATAGAATAGTATAGAATTTTGTAAGTGAATAGCACTctttacgtattatatatatatatata belongs to Palaemon carinicauda isolate YSFRI2023 chromosome 17, ASM3689809v2, whole genome shotgun sequence and includes:
- the LOC137656419 gene encoding keratin, type I cytoskeletal 9-like, producing the protein MTFHSCMQVETLTLHSWMKVTTDITFMHVSLKACVTFKQGSGNTGVTFMHGRGNADVTFMHGSGNDEVTFLHGIGNVAVTFLHGRGNTGVTFMHGSENTVVTFMHGSGIVDVTFMYGSGNGEVTFMHGRGNTGVAFMHGIENAGVTFMHGSGNVDITFMHSSGNTDFTFMHGSGNAGITFMHGSGNTDFTFMHGSGNAGVTFIQGSGNAGITFNQGSGNIDVMFMHGNGNTDFTFMHGSGNAGTTFMHGSGNTDLTFMHECGNAGLTFIQGSGNAGVTFMHGSGNVDVTFMHGSGNTDFTFMHGSGNAGFTFMHGSGNTDFTFMLGRGNAGFTFIQGSGNAGVTFMQGSGNVDVMFMHGSGNTDFTFMHRSGNAGITFMHGSGNTDFTFMHGSGNAGVTFIQGSANAGVTFMQGSGNADVMFMHGNGNTDFTFMHGSGNAGITFILGSGNWCYIQAWKRKR
- the LOC137656420 gene encoding putative surface-exposed virulence protein BigA; this translates as MNGSGNAGATFMHGSGNGDVTFMHGSGNGEVTFLHGSGNAEATFLHGNGNADVTFLHGSGNGEVTFMHGSGNANITFMDERENNDITFVHGRGNTCVTFLHGSENFDVMFMLGSGNADVTFMHGSGNVDVTFMHGSGTAGVTFMDGSGNAGVIFRHGSRNADITFMNERENDITFLHGRGNNLRYILPWKWKRRYVHAGQWKR